One Pelodiscus sinensis isolate JC-2024 chromosome 24, ASM4963464v1, whole genome shotgun sequence DNA segment encodes these proteins:
- the LOC142819677 gene encoding uncharacterized protein LOC142819677, translated as PETSTPAPTTTAPETSTPAPTTTAPETSTPAPTTTAPETSTPAPTTTAPETSTPAPTTTAPETSTPAPTTTAPETSTPVPTPAPTTTAPETSTPVPTTTAPETSTPPETSTPAPTTTAPETSTPAPTTTTPETSTPAPTTTAPETFTPITTTPITTTPTRSPTTRSTSTRTTTPITTTATRSPTTPTRSPTTQSTSTRTTTPITTTRSTSTRTTTPITTTRSTSTRTTTPITTTRSTSTRTTTPITTTRSTSTRTTTPITTTRSTSTRTTTPITTTRSTSTRTTTPITTTRSTSTRTTTPITTTRSTSTRTTTPITTTRSTSTRTTTPITTTRSTSTRTTTPITTTRSTSTRTTATTTRTTTSTPKTTTSSTTMSTPKPTTVSKTTTKGTSGASPALGKFSFALSLPLLTGILMVNLLF; from the exons ccagaaacatccacccccgcccccaccactaccgctccagaaacatccacccccgcccccaccactaccgcaccagaaacatccacccccgcccccaccactaccgctccagaaacatccacccccgcccccaccactacagctccagaaacatccacccccgcccccaccactaccgctccagaaacatccacccccgcccccaccactaccgctccagaaacatccacccccgtcccc acccccgcccccaccactaccgctccagaaacatccacccccgtccccaccactaccgctccagaaacatccaccc ctccagaaacatccacccccgcccccaccactacagctccagaaacatccacccccgctcccaccactacaactccagaaacatccacccccgcccccaccactaccgctccagaaacattcACCCCCATTACAACCACCCCCATTACAACCACCCCCACTCGCTCCCCAACCACCCGGAGCACCTCCACCAGAACTACCACCCCCATTACAACCACCGCCACTCGCTCCCCAACCACCCCCACTCGCTCCCCAACCACCCAGAGCACCTCCACCAGAACTACCACCCCCATTACAACCACCCGGAGCACCTCCACCAGAACTACCACCCCCATTACAACCACCCGGAGCACCTCCACCAGAACTACCACCCCCATTACAACCACCCGGAGCACCTCCACCAGAACTACCACCCCTATTACAACCACCCGGAGCACCTCCACCAGAACTACCACCCCCATTACAACCACCCGGAGCACCTCCACCAGAACTACCACCCCCATTACAACCACCCGGAGCACCTCCACCAGAACTACCACCCCCATTACAACCACCCGGAGCACCTCCACCAGAACTACCACCCCTATTACAACCACCCGGAGCACCTCCACCAGAACTACCACCCCCATTACAACCACCCGGAGCACCTCCACCAGAACTACCACCCCCATTACAACCACCCGGAGCACCTCCACCAGAACTACCACCCCTATTACAACCACCCGGAGCACCTCCACCAGAACTACTGCCACCACCACTCGTACCACAACCAGCACTCCGAAAACAACCACTAGCTCTACAACAATGTCCACCCCCAAACCAACCACTGTTAGCAAAACAACAACTAAAGGCACCTCTGGAGCTAGCCCGGCTCTGGGGAAATTCTCGtttgccctctccctgcctctccttaCTGGAATCCTGATGGTGAATCTCCTCTTCtga